A region from the Chanodichthys erythropterus isolate Z2021 chromosome 5, ASM2448905v1, whole genome shotgun sequence genome encodes:
- the tbp gene encoding TATA-box-binding protein, protein MEQNNSLPPFPQGLASPQSAMTPGIPIFSPMMPYGTGLTPQPVQNTNSLSLLEEQQRQQQQQQQQQQQAASQQQGGMVGGSGQTPQLYHSQVSTTTALPGNTPLYTTPLTPMTPVTPATPASESSGIVPQLQNIVSTVNLGCKLDLKTIALRARNAEYNPKRFAAVIMRIREPRTTALIFSSGKMVCTGAKSEEQSRLAARKYARVVQKLGFPAKFLDFKIQNMVGSCDVKFPIRLEGLVLTHQQFSSYEPELFPGLIYRMIKPRIVLLIFVSGKVVLTGAKVRGEIYEAFENIYPILKGFRKTT, encoded by the exons ATGGAGCAGAACAACAGTCTACCTCCTTTCCCTCAAGGGCTGGCATCTCCACAG AGCGCCATGACACCTGGCATTCCCATTTTCAGTCCTATGATGCCGTATGGCACGGGACTTACACCACAGCCAGTGCAGAACACCAACAGCTTGTCCCTCCTGGAGGAGCAGCAGcgacaacagcagcagcagcagcagcagcagcaacaggcAGCCTCACAACAGCAGGGTGGGATGGTGGGAGGTTCAGGCCAGACACCCCAGCTGTACCACTCGCAGGTCTCCACGACGACGGCACTGCCAGGAAACACGCCACTTTATACCACACCTCTCACCCCTATGACCCCCGTCACTCCTGCCACACCAGCCTCAGAGAGCTCTGGCATCGTTCCCCAGTTACA GAATATTGTGTCCACTGTGAACTTGGGGTGCAAACTTGACTTGAAGACGATAGCACTTCGAGCCAGAAATGCTGAATATAATCCAAAG CGTTTTGCTGCTGTCATCATGAGAATACGAGAACCCAGAACAACTGCTCTCATCTTCAGCTCAGGGAAGATGGTGTGCACAGGAGCTAAAAG TGAGGAACAGTCCCGATTGGCAGCCAGAAAATATGCCAGAGTGGTGCAGAAGTTGGGTTTTCCTGCCAAATTCTTAGACTTCAAAATTCAGAACATGGTGGGCAGCTGCGACGTCAAGTTTCCCATCCGATTAGAGGGCCTGGTGCTTACACACCAGCAGTTTAGCAG CTATGAACCTGAGTTATTTCCAGGATTAATCTACAGAATGATCAAACCGAGAATCGTCCTTTTAATATTCGTTTCAGGCAAAGTTGTACTCACAG gtgCAAAGGTTAGAGGAGAAATCTATGAAGCTTTTGAGAATATATACCCAATCTTAAAAGGGTTCAGGAAGACTACGTAA
- the zgc:153169 gene encoding N(4)-(Beta-N-acetylglucosaminyl)-L-asparaginase yields MAAVGTWSFSRPAVERMRCMLLAGQNATDVVETAVAEVEDDVDTGRHIVGRGGYPNFKGVVECDAAIMEGVPGRFGAVAALRGIAQPCRVARKVMEKSPHSLLVGDGAEAFAQELGFTSEANENMLSQHTATAYREFLEKNKPVAGGHDTIGLIALDLSGNITVGVSTSGAPFKSPGRVGDSPLPGCGLYADHTVGAAAATGDGDKIMCYCPSFHVVQLMKQGSSPNDACRAVLADIQRRIGDDKCFEIGLISLNMKGEVGAASSVEFPYTFWKQGLDSVEELVINQKKNLNI; encoded by the exons ATGGCAGCTGTGGGGACATGGTCTTTCTCTCGTCCTGCAGTGGAGAGAATGAGATGTATGCTGCTAGCTGGACAAAATGCTACAGATGTTGTAGAAACAGCAGTGGCAG AGGTTGAAGATGATGTAGACACGGGACGGCACATTGTTGGCAGAGGAGGATACCCAAATTTCAAAGGAGTGGTTGAATGTGATGCTGCAATTATGGAAGGTGTGCCAGGGAGATTTGGGGCAGTGGCTGCACTGCGAGG TATTGCACAGCCATGTCGTGTAGCTCGCAAAGTAATGGAGAAGAGTCCTCACAGCTTGCTTGTTGGAGATGGAGCAGAAGCATTTGCTCAGGAATTGGGTTTTACATCTGAGGCAAATGAAAATATGCTCTCTCAACATACAGCTACTGCTTACCGG GAAttccttgaaaaaaataaacctgTTGCAGGTGGGCATGATACAATAG GCCTTATTGCTCTTGATCTAAGTGGTAACATAACAGTAG GAGTTTCTACATCAGGAGCTCCCTTCAAATCACCAGGGAGGGTGGGGGATTCTCCGCTTCCAGGCTGTGGTCTATATGCTGACCATACA GTGGGTGCTGCAGCAG CTACAGGTGATGGAGACAAAATCATGTGCTACTGCCCAAGCTTTCATGTTGTGCAGCTGATGAAACAA GGCTCATCTCCTAATGACGCCTGTCGTGCTGTGCTTGCCGACATACAGAGGAGAATAGGTGACGATAAATGCTTTGAAATTGGCCTTATTTCTTTGAATATGAAG GGAGAGGTCGGAGCTGCATCCTCAGTGGAATTTCCATACACATTCTGGAAACAAGGGCTGGATTCAGTGGAGGAGCTAGttattaaccaaaaaaaaaacctaaatatttaa
- the rab1ab gene encoding ras-related protein Rab-1A, with translation MNPEYDYLFKLLLIGDSGVGKSCLLLRFADDTYTESYISTIGVDFKIRTIELDGKTIKLQIWDTAGQERFRTITSSYYRGAHGIIVVYDVTDQESFNNVKQWLQEIDRYASENVNKLLVGNKCDLTTKKVVDYTTAKEFADSLGIPFLETSAKNATNVEQAFMTMAAEIKKRMGPGATAGGAEKSNVKIQSTPVKPASGGCC, from the exons ATGAATCCCGAATA TGACTATTTATTCAAGCTGCTCTTGATTGGTGACTCTGGTGTTGGAAAGTCTTGCCTTCTCCTCCGATTTGCA GATGACACATACACAGAAAGCTACATTAGCACTATTGGTGTGGACTTTAAAATAAGAACTATAGAATTAGACGGAAAGACCATCAAACTTCAAATC TGGGATACAGCAGGGCAAGAGAGGTTTCGCACAATCACATCCAGCTACTACAGAGGAGCACATGGCATTATTGTAGTCTATGATGTTACAGATCAG GAGTCCTTCAATAATGTTAAACAGTGGCTACAGGAGATTGACCGCTATGCCAGTGAAAATGTTAACAAGTTATTGGTTGGCAACAAATGTGacttaacaacaaaaaaagtggtGGACTACACAACAGCAAAG GAATTTGCAGATTCCCTTGGCATTCCTTTCTTGGAAACTAGCGCTAAGAATGCTACCAACGTGGAGCAGGCCTTCATGACCATGGCTGCTGAGATCAAGAAGAGAATGGGCCCCGGAGCCACAGCTGGAGGCGCTGAGAAGTCTAACGTGAAGATCCAGAGCACTCCGGTGAAGCCTGCATCTGGAGGCTGCTGCTGA
- the cep68 gene encoding centrosomal protein of 68 kDa isoform X1 yields the protein MALGVDKALSDTSSQMENKSYVRWKTSIPEFIRSGHSKPLSQKATEKTRPTNVQGAKDSDKERSGCKKTVTMAPVSRYMTDRSLYTMRKPLISTQCQMPILKNSSTHEDSERISYKADSSKEKDKSLPKESFRSITQVSPYYKSSPALSREDLDTSMNVSDLRLWSRDKDPIFNTSAAKRSLSSPPSASLSLTEPPVPKWMSTPRSASHSSSHTSHFTRKVKTRTGEMTDTGRDSLLNTGSSEFYNKNHQRGFKHMSPYQANYWACAIPNSMPPSPNRKSPSWDPEKEYEALLDYTYPLRPNITGTSTLGSPEEDLLLRNDLLLQDSGIELDRFCSSSTLSGLDLSHTGTRQGWGSPGTGRKSTEFHALNQSHSKTSDGIMSSSLYSSLDQAGLSVESLDYDRQPGGHYRKFGIFSTFRSVPTFISSTHILPRPNAQDELDEEFLRLPTRLQELQELSQQLRDISDQISQPVITSWESLESGITSIRSPTVQVGKHEPLMEESGNEDIEAERASEVPLTPEDHLEKAKEPGTRIQMISRDVNRRNLREVEAIMDQLSGLSMSELQRTIQTDQDEYETQESLMQHIQVFCSNLEKLVQWLHKVVEKVEFLSPPVVELESVKASLADYKSFQEEVQAHKPLTADVLQTGEMLLHCMNSASPFLKDTLVLIERQSHTLETHSEFLFSSILSAMDCLTDPRSEEASEAIS from the exons ATGGCTCTCGGAGTTGACAAGGCTTTATCAGACACCTCCTCGCAGATGGAGAACAAGAGCTATGTGAGGTGGAAGACCAGTATCCCAGAGTTCATTCGCAGCGGTCACTCTAAACCCCTCAGTCAAAAGGCAACTGAGAAGACAAGGCCTACAAATGTCCAGGGAGCCAAAGACTCAGACAAAGAGAGGAGTGGCTGCAAAAAGACAGTCACCATGGCACCTGTTTCCAGGTATATGACAGACAGAAGCCTCTATACCATGAGGAAACCACTGATCTCCACACAGTGCCAGATGCCCATCCTGAAGAACTCATCCACACATGAAGACTCGGAGAGG ATCAGTTACAAAGCAGATTCCTCTAAAGAAAAGGACAAAAGTTTGCCCAAAGAGTCATTCAGAAGTATCACACAAGTTTCTCCATATTATAAATCCTCCCCGGCATTATCCAGAGAAGACCTGGATACTTCCATGAACGTATCGGACCTCAGACTATGGTCACGTGACAAGGATCCTATTTTTAACACTTCGGCTGCTAAACGCAGTTTGTCCAGTCCCCCTTCAGCTTCCTTGAGCCTCACAGAACCCCCAGTGCCTAAGTGGATGTCCACTCCTAGAAGCGCTTCTCACTCGTCCAGTCATACGTCTCATTTCACAAGAAAGGTAAAAACAAGAACAGGTGAGATGACGGACACAGGAAGAGATTCTCTTCTTAACACAGGATCTTCTGAGTTTTACAATAAGAACCATCAACGTGGGTTCAAACACATGTCACCTTATCAGGCCAACTATTGGGCCTGTGCCATCCCCAACTCCATGCCACCCTCCCCAAACCGCAAATCCCCCAGCTGGGATCCTGAAAAGGAATACGAGGCACTCCTAGACTACACGTATCCTTTGAGACCCAACATCACAGGCACAAGCACATTGGGTTCACCAGAAGAAGATCTTCTCTTACGAAATGATCTGTTGTTGCAAGACTCAGGCATTGAGTTGGACCGCTTTTGCAGCTCTTCCACCCTGTCCGGTTTGGACTTATCCCATACAGGGACTCGGCAGGGATGGGGTAGTCCAGGAACAGGTCGAAAGTCAACTGAGTTTCATGCACTAAACCAATCGCATTCAAAGACCTCAGATGGTATCATGTCCAGTAGCCTGTACTCCTCACTAGACCAAGCTGGCTTGTCAGTTGAGAGTCTAGACTACGACAGGCAGCCAGGGGGTCATTACCGTAAATTTGGCATCTTCTCAACGTTCAGATCTGTCCCCACTTTCATTAGTTCAACACATATCCTTCCCCGTCCTAATGCGCAAGACGAGTTAGACGAAGAGTTCCTTCGCCTACCAACACGTCTACAGGAACTTCAGGAGCTTTCACAGCAACTGAGGGACATTAGTGACCAGATAAGCCAGCCGGTCATCACCAGCTGGGAATCCCTGGAGAGCGGGATTACCTCCATCAGATCGCCAACGGTTCAAGTGGGAAAGCATGAACCGTTGATGGAAGAAAGTGGCAATGAAGATATTGAAGCAGAGAGGGCATCTGAAGTTCCTCTCACACCTGAGGATCATTTAGAGAAAGCAAAGGAGCCTGGTACCAGAATCCAGATGATTAGCCGAGACGTGAATCGAAGGAACCTGAGGGAAGTGGAAGCTATTATGGATCAACTGAGTGGACTGTCAATGTCAGAGCTTCAGAGGACAATACAAACAGACCAGGATGAATATGAGACCCAGGAGTCACTAATGCAGCACATACAG GTATTTTGCTCAAACCTAGAAAAGCTGGTTCAGTGGCTGCACAAGGTGGTAGAGAAAGTAGAGTTTCTATCTCCTCCTGTGGTTGAATTGGAGAGTGTCAAAGCCTCCTTGGCTGATTACAAG AGTTTTCAGGAAGAAGTTCAGGCTCATAAGCCCCTCACAGCAGATGTTCTTCAGACTGGAGAGATGCTTTTGCATTGCATGAATTCAGCCTCTCCAT TTCTGAAAGACACACTGGTGCTGATAGAGAGGCAGTCTCACACACTAGAAACTCATTCAGAGTTTCTTTTCTCCTCTATTCTGTCAGCCATGGACTGCCTCACTGACCCCAGATCTGAGGAAGCATCAG AAGCAATTTCCTGA
- the cep68 gene encoding centrosomal protein of 68 kDa isoform X2, translated as MALGVDKALSDTSSQMENKSYVRWKTSIPEFIRSGHSKPLSQKATEKTRPTNVQGAKDSDKERSGCKKTVTMAPVSRYMTDRSLYTMRKPLISTQCQMPILKNSSTHEDSERISYKADSSKEKDKSLPKESFRSITQVSPYYKSSPALSREDLDTSMNVSDLRLWSRDKDPIFNTSAAKRSLSSPPSASLSLTEPPVPKWMSTPRSASHSSSHTSHFTRKVKTRTGEMTDTGRDSLLNTGSSEFYNKNHQRGFKHMSPYQANYWACAIPNSMPPSPNRKSPSWDPEKEYEALLDYTYPLRPNITGTSTLGSPEEDLLLRNDLLLQDSGIELDRFCSSSTLSGLDLSHTGTRQGWGSPGTGRKSTEFHALNQSHSKTSDGIMSSSLYSSLDQAGLSVESLDYDRQPGGHYRKFGIFSTFRSVPTFISSTHILPRPNAQDELDEEFLRLPTRLQELQELSQQLRDISDQISQPVITSWESLESGITSIRSPTVQVGKHEPLMEESGNEDIEAERASEVPLTPEDHLEKAKEPGTRIQMISRDVNRRNLREVEAIMDQLSGLSMSELQRTIQTDQDEYETQESLMQHIQVFCSNLEKLVQWLHKVVEKVEFLSPPVVELESVKASLADYKSFQEEVQAHKPLTADVLQTGEMLLHCMNSASPFLKDTLVLIERQSHTLETHSEFLFSSILSAMDCLTDPRSEEASAIS; from the exons ATGGCTCTCGGAGTTGACAAGGCTTTATCAGACACCTCCTCGCAGATGGAGAACAAGAGCTATGTGAGGTGGAAGACCAGTATCCCAGAGTTCATTCGCAGCGGTCACTCTAAACCCCTCAGTCAAAAGGCAACTGAGAAGACAAGGCCTACAAATGTCCAGGGAGCCAAAGACTCAGACAAAGAGAGGAGTGGCTGCAAAAAGACAGTCACCATGGCACCTGTTTCCAGGTATATGACAGACAGAAGCCTCTATACCATGAGGAAACCACTGATCTCCACACAGTGCCAGATGCCCATCCTGAAGAACTCATCCACACATGAAGACTCGGAGAGG ATCAGTTACAAAGCAGATTCCTCTAAAGAAAAGGACAAAAGTTTGCCCAAAGAGTCATTCAGAAGTATCACACAAGTTTCTCCATATTATAAATCCTCCCCGGCATTATCCAGAGAAGACCTGGATACTTCCATGAACGTATCGGACCTCAGACTATGGTCACGTGACAAGGATCCTATTTTTAACACTTCGGCTGCTAAACGCAGTTTGTCCAGTCCCCCTTCAGCTTCCTTGAGCCTCACAGAACCCCCAGTGCCTAAGTGGATGTCCACTCCTAGAAGCGCTTCTCACTCGTCCAGTCATACGTCTCATTTCACAAGAAAGGTAAAAACAAGAACAGGTGAGATGACGGACACAGGAAGAGATTCTCTTCTTAACACAGGATCTTCTGAGTTTTACAATAAGAACCATCAACGTGGGTTCAAACACATGTCACCTTATCAGGCCAACTATTGGGCCTGTGCCATCCCCAACTCCATGCCACCCTCCCCAAACCGCAAATCCCCCAGCTGGGATCCTGAAAAGGAATACGAGGCACTCCTAGACTACACGTATCCTTTGAGACCCAACATCACAGGCACAAGCACATTGGGTTCACCAGAAGAAGATCTTCTCTTACGAAATGATCTGTTGTTGCAAGACTCAGGCATTGAGTTGGACCGCTTTTGCAGCTCTTCCACCCTGTCCGGTTTGGACTTATCCCATACAGGGACTCGGCAGGGATGGGGTAGTCCAGGAACAGGTCGAAAGTCAACTGAGTTTCATGCACTAAACCAATCGCATTCAAAGACCTCAGATGGTATCATGTCCAGTAGCCTGTACTCCTCACTAGACCAAGCTGGCTTGTCAGTTGAGAGTCTAGACTACGACAGGCAGCCAGGGGGTCATTACCGTAAATTTGGCATCTTCTCAACGTTCAGATCTGTCCCCACTTTCATTAGTTCAACACATATCCTTCCCCGTCCTAATGCGCAAGACGAGTTAGACGAAGAGTTCCTTCGCCTACCAACACGTCTACAGGAACTTCAGGAGCTTTCACAGCAACTGAGGGACATTAGTGACCAGATAAGCCAGCCGGTCATCACCAGCTGGGAATCCCTGGAGAGCGGGATTACCTCCATCAGATCGCCAACGGTTCAAGTGGGAAAGCATGAACCGTTGATGGAAGAAAGTGGCAATGAAGATATTGAAGCAGAGAGGGCATCTGAAGTTCCTCTCACACCTGAGGATCATTTAGAGAAAGCAAAGGAGCCTGGTACCAGAATCCAGATGATTAGCCGAGACGTGAATCGAAGGAACCTGAGGGAAGTGGAAGCTATTATGGATCAACTGAGTGGACTGTCAATGTCAGAGCTTCAGAGGACAATACAAACAGACCAGGATGAATATGAGACCCAGGAGTCACTAATGCAGCACATACAG GTATTTTGCTCAAACCTAGAAAAGCTGGTTCAGTGGCTGCACAAGGTGGTAGAGAAAGTAGAGTTTCTATCTCCTCCTGTGGTTGAATTGGAGAGTGTCAAAGCCTCCTTGGCTGATTACAAG AGTTTTCAGGAAGAAGTTCAGGCTCATAAGCCCCTCACAGCAGATGTTCTTCAGACTGGAGAGATGCTTTTGCATTGCATGAATTCAGCCTCTCCAT TTCTGAAAGACACACTGGTGCTGATAGAGAGGCAGTCTCACACACTAGAAACTCATTCAGAGTTTCTTTTCTCCTCTATTCTGTCAGCCATGGACTGCCTCACTGACCCCAGATCTGAGGAAGCATCAG CAATTTCCTGA